GGCGCGACGCAGCCGCAGATCCTGCTGCCGTTCGACAACGCCAGCGCGTTCGAGCGCAATCTGAAGTCGTACACGGGTTCGCTATCGTCGTGGACGACCTATACGGTCACCGAGCGCTCGCGTCCGGCTGCGATTGCCGAAAAGATCGGCGTCGATCCCGACACGCTGATGGCCGTCAACAAGATTCCGGCCGGCATGCGCCTGAAGCCGGGGTCGACGATTGTCGTGCCGCGCGCCGATGACGACGACGAAGACATCAGTGCAGACGTCGCCGAAAGCGCCGTGCTCGCGATCGAGCCGGACGTGCCCGACACACGCAAGATGCTGATCCGCGTGCGGCGCAAGCAGTCAATGGCGATGATCGCGGATCGTTACGACGTATCGGTTGGTCAGTTGAAGGCGTGGAACCGGACGAAGCGCGACCTCGTCATGCCGGGCCAGGTCGTCGTGCTGCATGTCCCCGTCGGCAAGGCGATGCCGAGCGAGCCGGGTCCGCAGAAGCTGGCGACGGTGCCCGTCGGCGGCGGTGTCGAGAAGGCCAGCGCCCAGGTCGCAGACACGAAATCGGAATCGCGCTACGATAAGAAACGAGGCCGCGGCCACACTGGCGTGGTGAAGGTGTCGGAACCGGTTAGCAAGCCTGCTGCCGCAAAAGGCAAGGTGACGAAGGTTTCGACGGAAGCGGCTGGCAAGGCGTCGAAGGCCGATACTGGTAGCCGCCACAAGGTCTCGGCCAGCGCGAAGAAGGGCAAGTAAACAACAGCGGCCTTCTCGAGGATGACCGAACATGCGCTGCGGGGGCAGCGTATGAAGTGCGCTCCGATCTCTCCTCGTTTTCCTTGACGCCGTCACCTGAGGTGACGGCGTTTTCATTTCCACCGACCTGTGCCTGCGGGAACCCATAAAGGAGCCCGTACGCGATGCGCGGTCTTGCGACACGATGGACATGATTAGGCTATCGTTCACCCTCGGGCCCGCTGGGCCAACTCGCTGACGCCTCATGCTCTCGACGCCGCTTCGTGTTTTTCTCCTGTTCTCCGCCGGCTACTTCGTCTCGTATGTGTTTCGTGGCGTGAATCTCGGTTTCGCGCCGCTGATCACGCACGAGCTCGGCTTGACAGCCGCCGATCTCGGTCTGCTGACCAGCCTGTATTTCCTCGGCTTCGCGGGCGCGCAACTGCCTGCGGGCGTGCTGCTCGATCACTACGGCGCGCGTCGCGTGACGGCAGGGATGCTGCTGTTCGCCGCCGCAGGCATTGGCGTATTCGGCGCCGCGCACGGCGTCGGGACGATGATGGTCGGTCGGCTGCTGATTGGCGTCGGCGTGTCGGTGTGCCTCGGTGGCGCGTTCAAGGCGCTGGCGCAACATTTCCCGGCGGCACGCCTGCCGCTGATCAATGGGCTCGTGATGGCCGTCGGCGGTCTGGGCGGCGTCGTGGTCGGTTCGCCGTTGACGTGGCTGCTGACGCTGGCGAGCTGGCGCACCGTCTGCGTCGGGCTCGTCATTCTCACGATCGTCGTGGCGGCGGTGCTCTGGGCGTTCGCGCCCGAAACGAGGGAGACGCACCATCAGGCCAGCCTCGTCAGCCAGTTCAAGGGCACGTGGCATATCCTGCGCAGCGCGGCGTTCTGGAAGATCGCGTCATTCTCGGTCGTCACGCAAGGCGTGTTCTACGCCATGCAGTCGCTGTGGGTGGGGGCGTGGTTGCGCGACGTAGCGGGCTTGCAGTCGCATGAAGCGGCCGCGTTCGTCTCGGTGCTCGGCTTCGCGATGATGGCCGGCTGTGTCGGCTTTGGCGCGGCGGCGCGCAGCATGGAGCGGCGGGGGCTGTCGCTGTATGCGTTTTGCGGAGTCGGCATGGTGCTTTTCGTTATCACTCAACTGCTGATCATGCTGCGGGCGCCGCTGCCGGCAGGATTGCTGTGGGCGGCTTACGGGATTTTCGGCGGCGTCGGCATTCTGAGTTATGCGGTGCTCGCGCGCCATTTCCCGCCGCATCTGATCGGGCGCGCGAATACCACGCTCACGCTGATTATTTTCCTGCTGATCTTCGGCTTCCAGATTGGCGTGGGCGCAGTGCTGTCGCGCTGGACGCCCGTCGACGGACACTATCCGCCCGCCGCGCATCTGACCGCGTGGGGCATTCTGGTTGCGCTGCAACTGGCGAGCGCCATCTGGTACGTGCTGCCGAGCCGCGTGCTGGCCAAAAGTCCGGCGCACGTGCACGCCGAACATCAGCCGTAAGCTGCCGGGCATATCCTGATACGTGGTGAAGGGCCCGGCCAGCGGCTGCGCTGCGCGCTGATGATTCCCGAAGCGTCCGGTAGCAGCCGCTTCGCCGCGCCGTCACCTATCTCGGATTTGAAGAGAAGGGTCGTTTCAGGCTATAATTTCAAGGTTTGAGCTTATCAACCCGCACCCTAGCGCCTACCTCTCCCATACCGTTCATCCGCCGCGTTTCGTTGTAGTCCCGGTTGTTTTTCATGAGTGAATACTCCCGGCTACCGTCGCCAGCGGCCCGCAACAGCCAGTTCGCCTACACAATGGGCCGACTGCGAGCTCCGCGGCGCCTGTGCGACCCTCCACGAACAGCGACAACGCGAGCGAGCCTGCGCGCGCATCGAATGATGCGCCTCGCCGCGGCCCGCACGGTCGGATAGACAGGTCGGCAACAGGGTGCTCCCCAAGGAGTCTCCCGTGTTGCCGTCATTTTCTCCCGCTCTGCTCGCGCTCGCCGACGGCACGGTCTTTCGTGGTTACTCGATCGGCGCGCCCGGTCATACGATCGGTGAAGTCGTCTTCAATACGGCCATCACCGGCTATCAGGAAATCCTGACCGACCCCAGCTACGCGCGCCAGATCGTCACGCTGACGTATCCGCACATCGGCAATGTTGGTGTGAATGCCGAAGACGTCGAAGCCACGAAAGTCCATGCCGCCGGCCTGATCATCCGTGATCTGCCTGTTCTCGCGTCCAACTTCCGCATGGAGCGCACGCTCCCGGATTACCTGAAGGCGGAAGGCGTCGTCGCGATCGCCGGTATCGACACCCGCAAGCTCACGCGCGTGCTGCGCGACAAGGGCGCGCAAAACGGCGCGATTCTCGCAGGCTCGGATGACGAAGCAAAGGCAATCGAACTCGCGCGCTCGTTCCCCGGCCTTGCGGGCATGGACCTCGCGAAAGTCGTGTCGACGCAAAAGCCATACGAATGGAAACAGACGGAATGGCGTCTCGGCAGCGGTTATGGCATGCAGAACACGCCGCGCTACCGCGTCGTCGCGTTCGACTTCGGCGTGAAGTACAACATCCTGCGCATGCTCGCGGAACGCGGCTGCCAGGTCACGGTGCTGCCCGCGCAAGCCACGGCTGCTGACGCGCTCGCGCTGAATCCGGACGGCATCTTCCTGTCGAACGGCCCCGGCGATCCCGAGCCGTGCGATTACGCGATCGCTGCCACGCGCGAATTCATCGAGCGCGGCATTCCGACGTTCGGCATCTGCCTCGGCCATCAGATCATGGGTCTCGCCGTCGGCGCGAAGACGATGAAGATGAAGACGGGCCACCACGGCGCGAATCATCCCGTGAAGGACCTTGGCGACGGTCGCGTCGTGATCACGTCCCAGAACCACGGTTTCGCGGTCGACGCCGACACGCTGCCCGCCAACGCGAAGGTGACGCACGTGTCGCTGTTCGACGGCACGCTGCAAGGCTTCGCGCTGACGGACAAGCCGGCATTCTGCTTCCAGGGTCACCCGGAAGCATCGCCGGGTCCGAACGACGTCGCCTATCTGTTCGACCGCTTCACTGCGTTGATGGACGAGGCGAAGGGCAATAACTCGGCAGCGGCGTAAAGCAGGAACGCCTGCAAAACGTCGCGCACAGCGACGGGAAAAAAGGCGCGCCCCGCGACGCCGTTCGGCCGAGCCCCCACGGGCCGGTCCGGGCGGCACAACGCCGGTGCGCCAACAGTAAGAACTCAGGAATACATTAGCGAGAGCGTTATGCCCAAGCGGACAGACATCAAGAGCATCCTCATTATCGGCGCGGGTCCGATCATCATCGGCCAGGCGTGCGAGTTCGACTACTCGGGCGCGCAGGCGTGCAAGGCACTGCGTGAGGAAGGCTACAAGGTCATTCTCGTCAACAGCAATCCGGCGACGATCATGACCGACCCGAACACGGCCGACGTCACGTATATCGAGCCGATCACGTGGGAGGTGGTGGAGCGCATCATCGCCAAAGAGCGCCCGGACGCGATCCTGCCGACGATGGGTGGCCAGACCGCGCTGAACTGCGCGCTCGATCTGCATCATCACGGCGTGCTGGAAAAGTACAAGGTCGAACTGATCGGCGCGTCGCCGGAAGCGATCGACAAGGCCGAAGACCGTCAGAAGTTCAAGGACGCGATGACGAAGATCGGCCTGGGCTCGGCGAAGTCGGGCATCGCGCATTCGATGGAAGAAGCGATGGCCGTGCACGCCGAAATCGCCGCCTTCACGGGCGGCAGCGGCTACCCGATCGTGATTCGTCCGTCGTTCACGCTCGGCGGCTCGGGCGGCGGCATCGCGTACAACCGCGAGGAATTCGAAGAGATCTGCAAGCGCGGCCTCGATCTGTCGCCGACGCGCGAACTGCTGATCGAAGAATCGCTGCTCGGCTGGAAAGAGTACGAGATGGAAGTGGTCCGCGATAAAAAGGACAACTGCATCATCGTTTGCTCGATCGAAAACCTCGACCCGATGGGCATTCACACGGGCGACTCGATCACCGTCGCGCCGGCGCAGACGCTCACCGACAAGGAATATCAGATCCTGCGTAACGCATCGCTCGCGGTGCTGCGCGAGATCGGCGTCGATACGGGCGGCTCGAACGTGCAGTTCTCGATCAATCCCGTCGATGGCCGGATGATCGTCATCGAAATGAACCCGCGCGTGTCGCGTTCATCGGCTTTGGCTTCGAAGGCGACGGGCTTCCCGATCGCGAAGGTCGCGGCGAAACTCGCCGTCGGCTATACGCTGGACGAGCTGAAGAACGAAATCACGGGCGGTCAGACGCCGGCGTCGTTCGAACCGACCATCGATTACGTCGTCACCAAGATTCCGCGTTTCGCGTTCGAAAAATTCCGCGAAGCCGATCCGCGTCTGACCACGCAGATGAAGTCGGTCGGCGAAGTGATGGCGATCGGCCGCACGTTCCAGGAATCGTTCCAGAAGGCGCTGCGCGGTCTGGAAGTGGGCGTCGACGGTCTGGACGAAAAGACCACCAGCCGCGACGAAGTGATCCGCGAGATCGGCGAAGCCGGTCCGGACCGCATCTGGTATGTCGGCGACGCGTTCCGCCTCGGCCTGACGCAACAGGAAATCTTCGAGGAAACGGCGATCGACCCGTGGTTCCTCGCGCAGATCGAAGAGATCATCCGCAAGGAAAAGGCGCTCGAAGGCCGCACGCTCGCAAGCCTCACGAAGGAAGAGCTGAAGTATCTGAAGCAGAGCGGCTTCTCGGATCGCCGTCTTGGCAAGCTGCTCGGCGTGACGGGTCCGGACGTCCGCAAGCGCCGTATCGAACTGAACGTGCGGCCCGTGTACAAGCGCGTCGATACCTGCGCGGCCGAGTTCGCGACGAAGACGGCGTACATGTACTCGACGTACGAAGAAGAGTGCGAGGCGAACCCGACGAACAACAAGAAGATCATGGTGCTGGGCGGCGGCCCGAACCGGATCGGCCAGGGCATCGAGTTCGACTACTGCTGCGTGCACGCCGCGCTCGCCATGCGCGAGGACGGCTACGAAACGATCATGGTCAACTGCAACCCTGAAACCGTTTCGACCGACTACGACACGTCTGACCGTCTGTACTTCGAGCCGCTGACGCTCGAAGACGTGCTCGAAATCGTCGACAAGGAAAAGCCGCTCGGCGTGATCGTTCAGTACGGCGGTCAGACGCCGCTGAAGCTCGCATTGGATCTGGAGGCGAACGGCGTGCCTATCGTCGGCACGTCGCCGGACATGATCGACGCCGCGGAAGACCGCGAGCGTTTCCAGAAGCTGCTGCAGGACCTCGGTCTGCGTCAGCCGCCCAACCGCACCGCGCGCGCCGAAGACGAAGCGCTGAAGCTCGCCGACGAAATCGGCTATCCGCTCGTCGTGCGTCCGTCGTACGTGCTGGGCGGCCGCGCGATGGAAATCGTCCACGAGCCGCGCGACCTCGAGCGCTACATGCGCGAGGCCGTGAAGGTGTCGAACGATTCGCCCGTGCTGCTCGACCGCTTCCTGAACGATGCGATCGAATGCGATGTGGACTGCATCTCGGACGGCGACACGGTGTTCATCGGCGGCGTGATGGAGCACATCGAACAGGCAGGCGTGCACTCGGGCGACTCGGCTTGCTCGCTGCCGCCGTACTCGCTGTCGAAGGAAACCGTTGCTGAGCTCAAGCGTCAGACGGGCGCGATGGCGAAGGCGCTGAACGTGGTCGGCCTGATGAACGTGCAGTTCGCGATCCAGCAGGTGCCGCAGGCGGACGGCTCGAAGCTGGACGTCATCTACGTGCTCGAAGTGAACCCGCGCGCCTCGCGCACGGTGCCGTACGTGTCGAAGGCCACCAGCCTGCCGCTCGCGAAGATCGCAGCGCGCGCGATGGTCGGTCAGAAGCTCGCGCAGCAGGGCGTGACGAAGGAAGTGATTCCGCCGTACTTCAGCGTGAAGGAAGCCGTGTTCCCGTTCGTCAAGTTCCCGGCGGTCGACCCGGTGCTCGGACCCGAAATGCGTTCGACGGGCGAAGTGATGGGCGTGGGCCAAACCTTCGGCGAGGCGCTGTTCAAGTCGCAACTCGCAGCGGGTTCGCGTCTGCCGGAGACGGGCACGGTGCTGTTGACCGTGATGGACGCCGACAAGCCGAAGGCCGTCGAAGTCGCGCGTATGCTGCATGAGTTGGGCTATCCGCTCGTCGCGACGAAGGGCACGGCGGCCGCCATCGAAGCGGCCGGCGTCCCCGTGAAGGTCGTCAACAAGGTGAAGGACGGCCGTCCGCACATCGTCGACATGATCAAGAACGGCGAGATCGCACTCGTCTTCACGACTGTCGACGAAACGCGCGCAGCCATCGCCGATTCGCGTTCGATCCGCATGAGCGCGCAAGCGAACAAGGTCACGTACTACACGACGATGTCGGGCGCGCGTGCCGCTGTTGAAGGCTTGCGTTATCTGAAGGATCTGGAAGTCTATGATTTACAAGGACTCCACGCTCGCCTAAACTAAGGCTTCAGATTTCTGTCGAAGACGTAAGTGCCGCGGTTAAGCGGCGTCCCTAAGGTGTCAGATCGGGCTTTGTGCCACGTTTGCGCACCGTACCGGGATGCACTTAACCGCGGTGATTTTTTTTGTGGCTGTCTTTTGCCAAAGAGTTGTTTATGAGCACTATTCCATTGACGAAGCGCGGCGCAGACCAACTGCGCGACGAGTTGCAGCGCCTGAAATCGGTCGAGCGTCCGTCCGTCATCAATTCGATCGCGGAAGCGCGTGCCCAAGGCGATCTGTCGGAAAACGCCGAGTACGACGCTGCGAAAGAGAAGCAAGGGTTTATCGAAGGCCGTATCGCTGAGATCGAGTCGAAGCTGGCGGCCGCGCAAATCATCGACCCGTCCGCGCTCGACGCGGAAGGCCGCGTCGTGTTCGCCGCGACGGTCGATCTGGAAGATCTGGATTCGGGTGATTCGGTTACCTATCAAATCGTCGGCGACGACGAAGCCGATCTCGAGCACGGCCTGATTTCCGTCAGCTCGCCGATCGCGCGTGCGCTGATCGGCAAGACGGAAGGCGATGTCGCGTCGGTGCAGGCGCCGGGCGGCGTGCGCGAATACGAGATCATCGCGGTCCGTTACATCTGAGGCGGTTGCCGTGTCTTCGATGCCGCATCGTCTGTTCCGCCTGTTGACGGTCGTTTGGGTCGGCAGTTTGCTGACCATTGGCTATGCCGTGGCGCCTGTGCTGTTCACGTCGCTCGACCGCGTGACGGCGGGCGCGGTCGCGGCGCAGCTGTTTCGCATCGAAGGTGTGATCGGCGTGGTGTGCGGCGTGCTGCTGCTTGCGCTGTGTAATCTGCTGGTCCGGCGCGGCGGCGATGCCTATCGACGTCTACGCTGGCTGATTGCCGGCATGCTGGTGTGCGTGCTGGTCGGCTACTTTGCGTTGCAGCCGTTCATGAATGCGCTGCGCATCGCCGCGCAGGAAGCGGGCACGGATGTCGGCCACTCTGTTTATGCGAGCCGCTTTGGCATGCTGCACGGCGTGTCGAGTGTGTTCTATCTGATCGAAAGCCTGTTGGGCATCGTGCTCGTGTGGAAGCTTCCGGCAGAATCGGGCGTTGCCGTGGAGCGGGGCGCGGGGCGTGTGGCTGGCCGGACGGCGGGATAACGCGCGTCGGCGGCAATGACGCGTCCGGGCAAGCGAGTAGCCGGCCCCGACAGCGCTTAAGAATCGCGGCGGATCGCCGCATGACGTCGGTGTCCGTCAATCCCGCTTCGGCTGGCGCGGTCCGGCAGAGATATCAAACCGGTTCGCCGCGCCAAGCCCGTCATTACTTCGACGTCTGATGCAGGCGCTTCGCGCTGGTTTGGCGCTTCTTCGCCTTCTTGATGTTGCCACCCGCGGTGACGCGTTCGTTGCCGCGCACCACCAACTTCTGCGCCTTGGGTTTGCGCATCGGATTTTCGGACGGCTTGACGACCTTCACGACGCGCGGCGCGCGGCCCTTATTCGACGGTGATTCGCCGGCTACTTCCCGTGCGCTCGGCAGCGCGCCGCGCTTCGTCTTCGCAGCCGGTGCACGTGCAGCAGGCGCTCGCTCGGCAGCCACCTTTTCCGGCTTCCAGATGACCAGCAACTTGCCGATATGCTGGATCGGCGCCGCGTTCAGGCGATCGCAGATGTCTTCGTAGATGGCGATGCGCTCTTCGCGCTCGTCGCCGAACACGCGGATCTTGATCAGCTGGTGCGCTTTCAGGTGGACCTTGATTTCGGTCAGTACGGCATCGGTCAGCCCTTCGGCGCCGACGATCACGACCGGCTTGAGCGCGTGAGCCTGGGAGCGCAATTCGGCGCGTTGTTCGGAAGAAACTTTGAGGGCTGGCATGAGAAGTAGAGGACTCGACTAAAATGGCGACGCCCGCGAGCAGGGACCGGTGGTCCGGCAAACCGGCGGAACAGCAGGCGGTGCGCGAAAAAACAGGAAACTGCGGTTAGGCGACTGCGGGCGATGAATCCGGCATCAAGGCCGGCGCCAGGTTGCTGCGTTAGCGGCGGCAGCGCGGACTGCAAGCAGAATCACGAGCGCGGAGACAGCCTTTGGCTGCAGCCACGCGAATTAAACGCGTATTATCCGCTAAAAGCGCGGCATTACGTAGCAAGAGTTCAACGTTTAATGGCAAAAAACAAGTTCAACACGTCGTGGCTGCACGACCACATCAACGATCCGTACGTGAAAATGGCGCAGCGGGAGGGCTATCGCGCCCGCGCAGCCTACAAGCTGAAGGAAATCGACGAGCAGGACAAGCTGATCCGCCCGGGTCAGGTGATCGTCGATCTGGGCGCCGCGCCCGGCAGCTGGAGCCAGTACGTCCGCAACAAGCTCGCGCAGGGCAAGCATCGCGACGCCCAGCGGGACGGCGGCATCGACGGCACGATCATTGCGCTCGACCTGCTGCCGATGGAGCCGATCGCCGACGTCCATTTCATTCAGGGCGACTTCCGCGAGGACAGCGTTCTCGAACAACTGGAAGAAGTGGTTGGAGAACGCGATGTCGACCTTGTAATTTCGGATATGGCGCCCAACCTGTCGGGAGTGGCGGTGGCGGATGCCGCGCGGATTGAGCATGTGTGCGATCTCGCGCTGGAATTTTCGCAAAACCACCTCAAACCCGATGGTGCCCTTTTAGTCAAATGCTTTCACGGGAGCGGTTACAGCCAGATTGTCGAAAAGTTCAAGCATCAGTTTAAGACGGTGGCCGCTCGCAAACCGAAGGCGTCCCGAGACAAATCGTCCGAGACGTTCATTCTGGGAAGGCATCTGAAGCGACCCCGTTAAACCGGGTGCAATGATATGTAAGCCCGCATTTCCGGCACGCCGGAAAATAAGAGCGCTGAGGTTGCGCGGTACGCTATTTATGCGGTAGCGAATGCTTATGGCAGGGGTCTTCGGACTGGATTAGAATGCCTGAGTGGTGCCGCAAGGCAAATGTAGGCGCTTGTCTATGAGTGAAGGAGTGGTGCTTTGAACAACAACATGTTTTCGAAAGCAGCAGTGTGGCTGGTTATCGCACTGGTGCTGTTTACGGTGTTCAAGCAGTTCGACAAGCCCCGTGTCCAGGAAGGCGTTTCGTATTCGCAGTTCATGGACGACGCGAAAAGCGGCAAGGTCAAGAGCGTGATCGTTCAAGGGCGCAACCTCACGGTGACGCCTGCCGACGGTCAGAAGTATCAGATCGTGTCGCCGGGCGACATCTGGATGGTCGGCGACCTGATGAAGTATGGCGTGCAGGTCAGCGGCAAGGCGGATGACGAGCCGAACGCGCTGGTGTCCGCGCTGTATTACCTCGGGCCAACCATTCTGATCATCGGGTTCTGGTTCTACATGATGAGACAGATGCAGGGAGGCGGGAAAGGCGGTGCCTTCTCGTTCGGTAAATCCCGTGCGCGTCTGATCGATGAGAACAACAACGCAATCAACTTCTCGGATGTCGCCGGCTGCGACGAGGCCAAGGAAGAAGTGTCCGAACTGGTCGACTTCCTGCGCGATCCGCAGAAGTTCCAGAAGCTGGGCGGTCGCATTCCACGCGGCGTGCTGCTGGTCGGTCCGCCGGGAACCGGTAAGACGCTGCTCGCGCGCGCTATCGCGGGCGAGGCGAAGGTGCCGTTCTTCAGCATTTCCGGTTCGGACTTCGTCGAAATGTTCGTCGGTGTAGGTGCGGCTCGCGTGCGCGACATGTTCGAGCAGGCGAAGAAGCATGCGCCTTGCATCGTGTTCATCGACGAAATCGACGCGGTTGGCCGTCATCGTGGCGCCGGTATGGGCGGCGGCAATGACGAGCGCGAGCAGACGTTGAACCAGATGCTGGTCGAGATGGACGGCTTCGAGGCGAACTCGGGCGTGATCGTGATCGCTGCGACGAACCGTTCGGACGTGCTGGACAAGGCGCTGCTCCGTCCGGGCCGTTTCGACCGTCAGGTGTACGTCGGTCTGCCCGATATCCGTGGTCGCGAGCACATCATGAAGGTGCACCTGCGCAAGGTGCCGATCGCGAACGACGTCGACGCGGCAGTGATCGCGCGTGGCACGCCGGGCTTCTCGGGCGCCGATCTGGCGAACCTCGTGAACGAAGCGGCGCTGTTCGCCGCGCGTCGCGGCAAGCGCATCGTCGAAATGCAGGACTTCGAGGACGCGAAGGACAAGATCTTCATGGGTCCGGAGCGCAAGTCGGCCGTGATCCGCGAAGACGCGAAGCGCGCGACGGCTTACCACGAGTCGGGCCATGCGGTGATCGCCAAGCTGTTGCCGAAGGCGGACCCGGTGCACAAGGTCACGATCATCCCGCGCGGCCGTGCGTTGGGCGTGACGTGGCAGTTGCCGGAGCACGACAACGAAACGTATTCGAAGGATTACCTGCTCGACCGTCTGGCCATCCTGTTCGGCGGACGCGTGGCGGAAGAGCTGTTCCTGAACCTGATCAGCACGGGCGCATCCGACGACTTCAACAAGGCGACGGCCACGGCGCGCGCCATGGTGGCTCGCTTCGGCATGACGGACGCGTTGGGACCGATGGTCTACGTCGACGACGAGAACGATGCGTCGCCGTTCGGCCGGGGCTTTACGCGCACCATTTCGGAAGCGACGCAGCAGAAGGTCGACGCGGAAATCCGTCGCGTGCTGGACGACCAGTACAACCTCGCAAGGCGTCTGCTCGACGAGAACCGCGACAAGGTCGAGGCGATGACCGCCGCGCTGATGGAGTGGGAAACGATCGACGCCGATCAGATCAACGACATCATGGCTGGCCGTCCGCCGCGCTCGCCGAAGAGCTCGCCGTCGCCTGGCGATGCATCATCGGGTGGCAGCAGCCCCGGCGCGGAAGTGAAGCCGGGCAGCGCGACCGCACCGGCTACCTGATGATCGGTTAAAGGTGTTTTACGGGCCGGTGTGTTTTCACACCGGCCCGTTTTCATTTCTAATGCTGTCTAATCGCGATGCAGACGTTTCGCGATCGTCCCTAATCCTTCGCCTTTGTCGTACGGTCCAGTCTCGTGTCAAACGCCCATTCCCCGCTTTATCCCATTCCCGAGCCGATGCAATGCGGCCGTTTCACCTTTACGTTCGAACGCCCGCTCGTGATGGGCATTCTGAATGTGACGCCCGATTCGTTTTCCGACGGCGGTCTGTATGCGGAGCCCAGCAAGGCGCGGCGGCAGGCGGAACTGATGCTGGCCGAAGGCGCCGACATCATCGACATCGGCGGCGAGTCGACGCGGCCCGGCGCGCCGCCCGTACCGCTCGAAGACGAACTGGATCGCGTGATCCCGCTCGTCAAGGAGCTGAGCGACGCAGGCATTCCCGTGTCCGTCGACACTTACAAACCTGAAGTTATGCGCCATGCGCTGGCAGCCGGCGCTGATCTGATCAATGATATCTGGGGCTTCAGGATGCCCGGCGCGATCGAAGCGGTGAAGGACAGCCAGTGTGGTCTGTGCGTGATGCATATGCTCGGCGAACCGCAGACGATGCAGGCCGGCGAGCCCGCCTACGCGGACGTGGTCGCGGAGATTCGCGCCTTCCTCGACGAACGTGTCAATACGCTCATGGGCGCAGGTGTTGCAAAAAATCGTATCTGCGTCGATCCAGGATTCGGATTTGGCAAGACGGTCGAGCATAATTACGCGCTGCTCGCTCACTTGCCTGAGACCGCACCTATAGTCGGCACGCCGCTGCCGATTCTCGCGGGCATGTCGCGCAAGTCGATGCTGGGCGCCGT
This is a stretch of genomic DNA from Paraburkholderia caribensis. It encodes these proteins:
- the carB gene encoding carbamoyl-phosphate synthase large subunit; translation: MPKRTDIKSILIIGAGPIIIGQACEFDYSGAQACKALREEGYKVILVNSNPATIMTDPNTADVTYIEPITWEVVERIIAKERPDAILPTMGGQTALNCALDLHHHGVLEKYKVELIGASPEAIDKAEDRQKFKDAMTKIGLGSAKSGIAHSMEEAMAVHAEIAAFTGGSGYPIVIRPSFTLGGSGGGIAYNREEFEEICKRGLDLSPTRELLIEESLLGWKEYEMEVVRDKKDNCIIVCSIENLDPMGIHTGDSITVAPAQTLTDKEYQILRNASLAVLREIGVDTGGSNVQFSINPVDGRMIVIEMNPRVSRSSALASKATGFPIAKVAAKLAVGYTLDELKNEITGGQTPASFEPTIDYVVTKIPRFAFEKFREADPRLTTQMKSVGEVMAIGRTFQESFQKALRGLEVGVDGLDEKTTSRDEVIREIGEAGPDRIWYVGDAFRLGLTQQEIFEETAIDPWFLAQIEEIIRKEKALEGRTLASLTKEELKYLKQSGFSDRRLGKLLGVTGPDVRKRRIELNVRPVYKRVDTCAAEFATKTAYMYSTYEEECEANPTNNKKIMVLGGGPNRIGQGIEFDYCCVHAALAMREDGYETIMVNCNPETVSTDYDTSDRLYFEPLTLEDVLEIVDKEKPLGVIVQYGGQTPLKLALDLEANGVPIVGTSPDMIDAAEDRERFQKLLQDLGLRQPPNRTARAEDEALKLADEIGYPLVVRPSYVLGGRAMEIVHEPRDLERYMREAVKVSNDSPVLLDRFLNDAIECDVDCISDGDTVFIGGVMEHIEQAGVHSGDSACSLPPYSLSKETVAELKRQTGAMAKALNVVGLMNVQFAIQQVPQADGSKLDVIYVLEVNPRASRTVPYVSKATSLPLAKIAARAMVGQKLAQQGVTKEVIPPYFSVKEAVFPFVKFPAVDPVLGPEMRSTGEVMGVGQTFGEALFKSQLAAGSRLPETGTVLLTVMDADKPKAVEVARMLHELGYPLVATKGTAAAIEAAGVPVKVVNKVKDGRPHIVDMIKNGEIALVFTTVDETRAAIADSRSIRMSAQANKVTYYTTMSGARAAVEGLRYLKDLEVYDLQGLHARLN
- a CDS encoding YhbY family RNA-binding protein, with translation MPALKVSSEQRAELRSQAHALKPVVIVGAEGLTDAVLTEIKVHLKAHQLIKIRVFGDEREERIAIYEDICDRLNAAPIQHIGKLLVIWKPEKVAAERAPAARAPAAKTKRGALPSAREVAGESPSNKGRAPRVVKVVKPSENPMRKPKAQKLVVRGNERVTAGGNIKKAKKRQTSAKRLHQTSK
- the greA gene encoding transcription elongation factor GreA is translated as MSTIPLTKRGADQLRDELQRLKSVERPSVINSIAEARAQGDLSENAEYDAAKEKQGFIEGRIAEIESKLAAAQIIDPSALDAEGRVVFAATVDLEDLDSGDSVTYQIVGDDEADLEHGLISVSSPIARALIGKTEGDVASVQAPGGVREYEIIAVRYI
- the carA gene encoding glutamine-hydrolyzing carbamoyl-phosphate synthase small subunit; amino-acid sequence: MLPSFSPALLALADGTVFRGYSIGAPGHTIGEVVFNTAITGYQEILTDPSYARQIVTLTYPHIGNVGVNAEDVEATKVHAAGLIIRDLPVLASNFRMERTLPDYLKAEGVVAIAGIDTRKLTRVLRDKGAQNGAILAGSDDEAKAIELARSFPGLAGMDLAKVVSTQKPYEWKQTEWRLGSGYGMQNTPRYRVVAFDFGVKYNILRMLAERGCQVTVLPAQATAADALALNPDGIFLSNGPGDPEPCDYAIAATREFIERGIPTFGICLGHQIMGLAVGAKTMKMKTGHHGANHPVKDLGDGRVVITSQNHGFAVDADTLPANAKVTHVSLFDGTLQGFALTDKPAFCFQGHPEASPGPNDVAYLFDRFTALMDEAKGNNSAAA
- a CDS encoding RlmE family RNA methyltransferase; protein product: MAKNKFNTSWLHDHINDPYVKMAQREGYRARAAYKLKEIDEQDKLIRPGQVIVDLGAAPGSWSQYVRNKLAQGKHRDAQRDGGIDGTIIALDLLPMEPIADVHFIQGDFREDSVLEQLEEVVGERDVDLVISDMAPNLSGVAVADAARIEHVCDLALEFSQNHLKPDGALLVKCFHGSGYSQIVEKFKHQFKTVAARKPKASRDKSSETFILGRHLKRPR
- a CDS encoding DUF4149 domain-containing protein, yielding MPHRLFRLLTVVWVGSLLTIGYAVAPVLFTSLDRVTAGAVAAQLFRIEGVIGVVCGVLLLALCNLLVRRGGDAYRRLRWLIAGMLVCVLVGYFALQPFMNALRIAAQEAGTDVGHSVYASRFGMLHGVSSVFYLIESLLGIVLVWKLPAESGVAVERGAGRVAGRTAG
- a CDS encoding MFS transporter; the encoded protein is MLSTPLRVFLLFSAGYFVSYVFRGVNLGFAPLITHELGLTAADLGLLTSLYFLGFAGAQLPAGVLLDHYGARRVTAGMLLFAAAGIGVFGAAHGVGTMMVGRLLIGVGVSVCLGGAFKALAQHFPAARLPLINGLVMAVGGLGGVVVGSPLTWLLTLASWRTVCVGLVILTIVVAAVLWAFAPETRETHHQASLVSQFKGTWHILRSAAFWKIASFSVVTQGVFYAMQSLWVGAWLRDVAGLQSHEAAAFVSVLGFAMMAGCVGFGAAARSMERRGLSLYAFCGVGMVLFVITQLLIMLRAPLPAGLLWAAYGIFGGVGILSYAVLARHFPPHLIGRANTTLTLIIFLLIFGFQIGVGAVLSRWTPVDGHYPPAAHLTAWGILVALQLASAIWYVLPSRVLAKSPAHVHAEHQP